The nucleotide window aataaaaatacTGAAAGGAAGCCAATAAAACTCATAATTGACGTAAAACCGAAGAGCCACCTCCAATAATCTCCGCTCATTAAAATTAAACCAGCACATACCGGCGCCAAAATTGGGCCCGCATTGGGCCCGAGCATAAAATAAGCTATTGCTCTACCACGCTTTTGAGGAGGTGTTATATCACTAACAGTACCTGCGCCTAATGATATCACAGAGCTGGATGCAAATGCTTGGCAAACTCGTAAAATAAACAAGCCAATGATATTAGCCGGTATACATGCTAGCAACACATTTACTATGACACTTAATCCCAAAGATATGATATACAAGAGTTTTCTACCTCCAAAATCAGCATTTAAAGCCCAAATCAAAGGTCCTATCGAGAAGACCGCCATAAAAACGGCAACAGTTGCGTTTATCGTCGATGTGGAAACGTCAAACTCCCTTTCTAATATTGGTAGTGCAGGGATGTAAATATTACCAGACATGGGTCCTAAAAACCCTATAAAGATGATGACGGCAAAGATTACATTTCGTTGCAACCTAGAGAATATTGTATAGGGGTGCTGTTCGCCCGCGAATTTCTCTGTCAAATTTAAATTAGAATTAGTTTTCTTTCTAGATTCCGAGTTCTCAGTATCCATGGAATCCATCCTTGTGCTTTCTTTTGTAGGCTTCTCATCTGAAACTTCCTTTTCGTTCACATAGTTTCCGATCTCATTCGACCGCTCGGGCCCTTGGTTCCCCATGCAATGACTATTAGATTTATTTCGGGACCCTTTTCTGTCATGCCAACTTGATCGTTTTGTTGGTTTCATAGAACGTCCTTTCTCATTTTTATACCCTTTCCCATCGTTGATGGAATTATGAGCATTAGTTGAGCATATTTTCTGAGATTCTTTATTATCATTTATTGCAATATCTTCGTTTTCAGCCGATTTTGTTGCCTTTAATTCGTCCTCTTTCTCAATTTCGTTATGCTTTTGGTCATTAATTATATCATCCTGTAAACTGTTGGCTAACTTAATTTCTTGTACTCGCTTATCTTCCTCGTCTGAATCATCTTCTTCGGAGTCATCTTTCTTAAGAATCAAATTGTACCCATCGGAAATACGTTTATTAAACGGACGCCCAAATTCGTCAATTTCCCTCGGACTGCCAGCAGTGACAATAATGCTAATACGCTTACCTGGCGTGCTCATATCAAAATTATCTTGAATTTCAATTGATAGGTCAGAACTTATCTGATCAATCTGTAATGACATTCGTTTCTAACTGTTCTGTAGACGAGCGGTTTTATTGGCCTAATGACAACTAATTATTATTCGTGTAGTTATCGCAGATATTGCTGAACTAAAATATTCGGAAGTGTTAGGTAAAATTCATATACCGCTAGGCTGATTGATTAACCACAATTTGAGCAATTCGTGTTACTATTGCTGTTGGAAGttataataatatatttaaatGTATGTATTAAGATTCTTATTGTGGTTTTTGCGTCGCTGTCATACGCTATGAACATTAAGTGACGCATAGTATGAAGGAACTATAGGTAGCACCATAGTCATATGAGTAGAGGATTAGT belongs to Eremothecium sinecaudum strain ATCC 58844 chromosome IV, complete sequence and includes:
- the DTR1 gene encoding Dtr1p (Syntenic homolog of Ashbya gossypii AGR195W; Syntenic homolog of Saccharomyces cerevisiae YBR180W (DTR1)); its protein translation is MSLQIDQISSDLSIEIQDNFDMSTPGKRISIIVTAGSPREIDEFGRPFNKRISDGYNLILKKDDSEEDDSDEEDKRVQEIKLANSLQDDIINDQKHNEIEKEDELKATKSAENEDIAINDNKESQKICSTNAHNSINDGKGYKNEKGRSMKPTKRSSWHDRKGSRNKSNSHCMGNQGPERSNEIGNYVNEKEVSDEKPTKESTRMDSMDTENSESRKKTNSNLNLTEKFAGEQHPYTIFSRLQRNVIFAVIIFIGFLGPMSGNIYIPALPILEREFDVSTSTINATVAVFMAVFSIGPLIWALNADFGGRKLLYIISLGLSVIVNVLLACIPANIIGLFILRVCQAFASSSVISLGAGTVSDITPPQKRGRAIAYFMLGPNAGPILAPVCAGLILMSGDYWRWLFGFTSIMSFIGFLSVFLFLPETLRCIVGNGDVRWKLSGFSEGSYDSDVKQPKLLVCKNIGVQKPVSTSAEFRELYPRPPKPSLKTYWEIAKVPNLTICSVSTALLFATYYGFSVTFSHYLKNQYGYSNLAIGACYACPGVALMVGSITGGHSSDYYRKKWLTNHQGKIYPSHKRLIPQSLGLNFSMIGCIGYGWSIHFHHHIAIVLLFSFLMAFGMTWCSNSTMTYLTECNPRRAAGTVAVSNSFRNIAAAISSAIVFKLCDAMGIGWCFTGLGLCDLISMAGIFYLIRRGDRHSKINN